ATGAGCGACCCGATGGCGACCTACCTCGCCTTCTTCGCCGCCGGTCGCTATGTCGTCGACCAGGGCACGACCGCCGCCGGCATCCCCTACTACAACGCGGTCTCGCGCGGCCTCGAGCCGAAGCTGCGCTCCTACGTCCGGGGCGTCCTGGGCCGCACCGGCGCGATCACCGACTGGCTGCAGACCCAGCTCGGCCCCTACCCGTTCGCCACCACCGGCGGCCTGGTCACCGGCCTCGACGTCGGCTTCGCGCTGGAGAACCAGTCGCGGCCGACGTACGGCAGCTGGATCTACCCGGGCGTCATCGTCCACGAGCTGGCCCACCAGTGGTTCGGCGACAGCGTCGCCGTGCAGCGCTGGCGCGACATCTGGCTCAACGAGGGCTTCGCGACCTACATGGAGGCCGCGTACGCCGCCGCGACCGGCGGGCCGTCGGTGCCGGCGTACCTCGACAAGATGTACGACCGCAACTGCACCAGCCCGAACTCCGACTTCTGGCGCCTCGACATCGCCAACCCCGGTGCGGACCACATCTTCGACGAGGCTGTCTACGACCGCGGTGCGATGGTGCTGGCGGCGCTCCGCAACCGGATCACGGCGCCGAAGTTCGATGCCCTGCTCAAGGAGTGGGTCGCCGCCCACCACGACGGGAACGCCACGGTCGAGCAGTTCCAGGCGCTCGCCGAGAGCGTCTCGGGCGACACCGACCTGGACGGCTTCTTCCACAACTGGCTGCGCAGCGGCACGGTGCCGCAGGCGAGCGAGGAGAACGGGCTGGCCGGGGTCTCCTGCGGCTGACCTCCGCGCGCCTCCCGTGGGACCCGTGGTGCTTTTGGTACCAATGTGGGGATCTGTGCCCTCGGGGGCGCACCTGCACACGGATGGAGAAGCCCGCACATGGACACCAAGAAGCTGATCGCGCTCGTGGTGATCGTGTTCCTCGGGTTCTGGATGTTCACCGACCCCTCCGGCCTCGCGGACACCTCGAAGTCCGCGGCCAGCGGCGGGTGGGACCTGACGACCCAGGCGTTCAACGGGGTCATCGACTTCGTCGGCGCGATGGACTGACCCGCGGCACGACCGATGGCCCTGACCTTCGTCTCCGGCGTCGTCCGCCGGTTGGGTGACCCGAGGATCGGCAAGCACCTGCTGCGTGAGGAGGGCGAGGTCGTCGTCGACGAGGTGACCCACCACTGGTTCGCCTACGTCCGCCCCGCCCTGGAGACCGGGGTGGCGCTGGTGCTGCTGGTCGGCAGCTGGTTCGTGAACGTCCACGTCGCCTGGGTCCTCATCGTGGTCGCGGCGGTACTGCTGGTCCGCGCCGGCTGGGTGGCGCTCGGCGTGGTCCGCGACCGGTTCGTGATCACCAACATGCGCGTCTTCCGGGTCCACGGCGTGCTCTCGCAGAGCCTGGCCACCATGCCGCTGAGCCGGATCCTCGACATCTCGGTGCAGAAGCCGCTGCACGGACGGCTGCTCGGCTTCGGCCACTTCTGCTTCGAGTCGGCGGCCCAGGAGCAGGGCCTGCGCGACATCCGGTACGTCGGCCGCCCCGACGACCGCGACCTCGCCATCCAGCGCGTGGTCCAGCGGGCGGGACTGCGGGGACCCCGCGTCCCGAACTGACCCAACCGGCTGAGCGCGGGCACCCCCTACGGTTTGGTCGCGGATCGGCCCGGAAGGCGACCAATTCGTAGGGGGTGCGGCACACACGGACCACGCTCACTCGCCCCGCAACGCCGTCCGTAGGATTGCGTCCATGACGCAGCAGCCGTTCTCCCGTCCCGGTGCGATCGACCTGTCCGCGCTGAAGCGCACCCCGCCGGCCGGTGCCGGTGCCGGCGGTGCCGCAGGCGCGCCCACGGGTGGAGGCGGCGCCGGAGGCTCGACGTCGGCGTACTCCGTCGCCGTGGACGAGACCAACTTCCAGGCGGTGCTCGAGGCGTCGATGACCGCGCCGGTGGTGCTGGTCTTCTCCTCGCCGTCGCAGTCTCCGGAGAGCGCGCAGCTCGCGCTCGACGTGGCGACCGTGGCCGACGAGTACGACGGCCGGTTCCTCGCGGCGACGATCGACGTGGACGTGGTGCCGCAGATCGCGCAGGCGATGCAGGTCCCGCAGGTCCCGCTGATGCTGGTGCTGCTCGACGGGCGCCCGGCGACGCAGCCGATCCCCGGGGCCGCGCCGATCGACGACATCCGCGCCCTGTTCAACCAGCTCGCCCAGCAGCTCACCGCGCAGGGCATCTCCGGGCGCCACCAGCCCAATGCCTTCGGCGCGGCCGGTGGCGAGGTCGCCGAGGGTGAGGAGCCCGCGATCGACCCGCGCTACGTGCCGGCGCAGGACGCGCTCGAGGCGGGCGACATCGACGCCGCCGTGGCGGAGTACCAGAAGCTCGTCGACGCCAACCCGGCCGACCACGAGGCCGCGGCCGGACTGGCGATGGCCAAGGTGCTGCAGCGCACCCAGGGCGTCGACCTCAACGCGGCTCGCGCCGCGGCCGCCGCCAACCCCGACGACGTCGACGCGCAGACCATGGTCGCGGACATGGACATGCTCGGTGGCCATGTCGAGGACGCCTTCGCGCGGCTCGTCGAGCTGGTTCGTCGTACGTCGGGCAAGGAGCGCGACCTGGCCCGCGAGCACCTCGTCGGGCTCTTCGGGGCGGTCGGCAACGACGACCCGCGGGTGCTCAAGGGCCGCCAGGCGCTGGCCTCCGCCCTGTTCTGACCGGGTTCCTGGCATGGGCTTCGGGCGCGGCGCCGGGTACCTCCTGCGTGGGCTCCGGCTGTGGCGGGAGCGCCCCTCGCTGATGCTGCTCGGCATCGTGCCGGCGCTGATCGTGGCGGCGCTGGTGTTCACGCTGCTCGTCGTGCTCGTGTTGTACGCCGACGACGTGGTCGCCTGGGCGACGCCGTTCGCCGACGACTGGGGCGACGCGGTGCGCGGAGTGTTCCGCGGTGCGCTCTACCTGGTGGTGCTGGTCGGCGCCGTGATGCTGGCGATCGTCACCTTCACCGGGCTCACGCTCGCGGTCGGTGACCCCTTCTACGAGAAGATCTGGAAGGAGGTCGAGCTCTCGCTCGGCGGCGACGTGCCGGACCGGGGGGTCGGCTGGATCCGCGGTGCGATCGACGGACTCGTCCTCGTGGCGCTCGGCATCGGCACCGCGATCGTGGTCTTCCTGATCGGGCTGCTGCCCGTCATCGGCACCGTCGTCGGCGCCGTGCTCGGCCTGGTCGTCGCCGGCCGGCTGCTCGCCGGCGAGCTCGTCTCGCGCCCGCTCGAGGCGCGCGGCATGGACCGCGCCGCCCGCGCGGCGCTGATGCGCGACCATCGCGGGGCGATGCTCGGCTTCGGGGTCTGCGTGCAGGCCTGCTTCCTGGTGCCGTTCGGCGGCATCCTGGTGATGCCCGCGGCGGTGGCCGGCGCGACGTACCTCGCCCGCGAGGCGCTGGCGGGTCAGCCGGTCGGCGGCAGCTGACCCAGGGCGCCCGTGCGCAGCAGGCCGTGCGCCAGCTCGGCTCCGTCCAGGAGTCGGCCGGTGCGCACGGTCGCGCGCCAGCCCTCGTCGGTGCGCCGCAGCTGCCAGTGGTTGGCGGTCGCGCGGTTGACCCGGAACGCGCCGTCTTCGTGCAGCACCATCAGCGAGTGCGTGACCGCGATCGCCGTGTCGCCGTCGACCTGCACCGAGACCGGTCCGTTGAAGTGTGCGCAGCCGCCGGCGATGAAGCCCTGGTGGGACGCCGAGCGCACCATCGCGCGGATCTCGTCGCGGCCGGTCATCACGATGACGTCGTTGTCGTAGACGCCGTCCTCGGTCCAGATCGCGGCGACCTCGTCCGCGCAGCCGGAGTCGACCAGCGGTCCGTAGGTCGTGAGGAGCTGCACGATCTCGCGCTCGTCCTCCAGGCGCTGGAGCCGGCGCTCGAGCGCTGCCAGGCGGTCGTCGGTCATGAGATCTCCTTCGCGAGGACGGCCAGCGCCTCGAGCTGGTCGCAGTAGTGGTCGGCGGACGTGGCCTCGACCGCCGTGGTGACCAGGGTGGCGCCGGCGGCGCGGACGCGGGCCAGGCGGGTCGTCGTACCGCTGGGGTCGCCGATCGGGTCGACCATCCGGCCGGGGGACAGGATCACCTCGAAGCCGGCGGGGAGGTCGCGTGCGGCCAGCAGGGTGCGCAGCTCGTCGAGGCCGAGGCCGAAGGGCACCCAGCCGTCGCCGAGCTCGACCGCGCGGCGCAGGCTGCGCGCCGTGCGCCCGCCGATGAGGAGCGGGACCCGATCCTGGACGGCATGCGGCTCGACGACGAGACCGTCGAAGTCGTAGTGACTGCCGTGGTACGACGGCTCGCGCCGCCCCAGGCTCGCGCGCAGTGCGCGCAGTGCGTCGTCGGCGCGCTCCCCGCGGCCCGCGAACGGGGCGCCGAGGAGGGCGAACTCCTCCTCGAGCGAGCCGACACCGATGCCGAGCATCAGCCGGCCGCCGCTGACCAGGTCGAGGGTGCCGTACCGCTTCGCGATCGCCAGCGGGTGGTGGTAGCCGATGACCAGCACCTGGGTCATCAGCCGCACCCGCTCGGTGACGGCGGCGAGGTGGCCGAAGGTCGCCAGCGGGTCCCAGTAGGTGCCGCCGCGCTGGTCGGCGGCCTCGGTGGGTACGGCGACGTGCTCGCTGCAGGTCAGGTGGTGGAAGCCGAGCCGGTCGGCGGCCTGCGCGACCCGCACCAGCTCGGCGATGCCGGCCTTCTCCTCCCAAGGCGCGTGGGCGCCGGGATTGGCGGTCACGATCGGGCTGACGATGCCGAGCTGCACGGTGCTTCCTTCCGGTGGGGACGGCCGGAGTCAAGCAGTTGCTCCCGCGGCACCGGGTCGCCCACTCCCGGTGAGTGGGGCGCGGCGTGGACGACGCGCCGGCCGGGAGGGTCTTGTGGTGTCCGTCTCCTCTTGCTACCTTCGGACCAGCAGAAACTAGAATGTATTTCAGTTTTGATCGAGGGGAGCAGTCATGAGCGCTCAGGTCGTCGAGTCGGTCACCGAGGGTGCCACCACTGCTGCGGGTCGCGACCTGCCGCCGTCCATGGTCGAGCGGATGTCGCTGATCCTGGACGCGTTCGAGTCGCCGGCCGCGCGGCTCACCCTCGAGCAGGTCTCGCGGGCCACGCACCTCCCGCGCTCGACCGCCCACCGGATCCTCGACCAGCTGGTCCGCCTGGAGTGGCTGGCCCACACCTCGTTCGGCTTCTCCCTCGGGCCGCGCTCACTC
The genomic region above belongs to Nocardioides sp. QY071 and contains:
- a CDS encoding tetratricopeptide repeat protein, with translation MTQQPFSRPGAIDLSALKRTPPAGAGAGGAAGAPTGGGGAGGSTSAYSVAVDETNFQAVLEASMTAPVVLVFSSPSQSPESAQLALDVATVADEYDGRFLAATIDVDVVPQIAQAMQVPQVPLMLVLLDGRPATQPIPGAAPIDDIRALFNQLAQQLTAQGISGRHQPNAFGAAGGEVAEGEEPAIDPRYVPAQDALEAGDIDAAVAEYQKLVDANPADHEAAAGLAMAKVLQRTQGVDLNAARAAAAANPDDVDAQTMVADMDMLGGHVEDAFARLVELVRRTSGKERDLAREHLVGLFGAVGNDDPRVLKGRQALASALF
- a CDS encoding nuclear transport factor 2 family protein codes for the protein MTDDRLAALERRLQRLEDEREIVQLLTTYGPLVDSGCADEVAAIWTEDGVYDNDVIVMTGRDEIRAMVRSASHQGFIAGGCAHFNGPVSVQVDGDTAIAVTHSLMVLHEDGAFRVNRATANHWQLRRTDEGWRATVRTGRLLDGAELAHGLLRTGALGQLPPTG
- a CDS encoding M1 family metallopeptidase, with the protein product MRRLAAPLGLLLALVLCLPGLAGSAPASALPGVEASDYGNGSAQGTDPYWPLDGNGGTDAQHYDVRVRYDFGTGRLRGRTAITMTATADLRSFSLDLLLPTTAVKVDGRKARFRKVGKHELRVKPSAPIAAGATFRVVVRYAGKPGSYRYAGERNWLASRNEVVAMNQPHMAPWWFPSNDHPSDKATFDVRVTVPKGKKVVGNGVRVGRTVKHGKATTHWRMSDPMATYLAFFAAGRYVVDQGTTAAGIPYYNAVSRGLEPKLRSYVRGVLGRTGAITDWLQTQLGPYPFATTGGLVTGLDVGFALENQSRPTYGSWIYPGVIVHELAHQWFGDSVAVQRWRDIWLNEGFATYMEAAYAAATGGPSVPAYLDKMYDRNCTSPNSDFWRLDIANPGADHIFDEAVYDRGAMVLAALRNRITAPKFDALLKEWVAAHHDGNATVEQFQALAESVSGDTDLDGFFHNWLRSGTVPQASEENGLAGVSCG
- a CDS encoding EI24 domain-containing protein gives rise to the protein MGFGRGAGYLLRGLRLWRERPSLMLLGIVPALIVAALVFTLLVVLVLYADDVVAWATPFADDWGDAVRGVFRGALYLVVLVGAVMLAIVTFTGLTLAVGDPFYEKIWKEVELSLGGDVPDRGVGWIRGAIDGLVLVALGIGTAIVVFLIGLLPVIGTVVGAVLGLVVAGRLLAGELVSRPLEARGMDRAARAALMRDHRGAMLGFGVCVQACFLVPFGGILVMPAAVAGATYLAREALAGQPVGGS
- a CDS encoding PH domain-containing protein, producing MALTFVSGVVRRLGDPRIGKHLLREEGEVVVDEVTHHWFAYVRPALETGVALVLLVGSWFVNVHVAWVLIVVAAVLLVRAGWVALGVVRDRFVITNMRVFRVHGVLSQSLATMPLSRILDISVQKPLHGRLLGFGHFCFESAAQEQGLRDIRYVGRPDDRDLAIQRVVQRAGLRGPRVPN
- a CDS encoding LLM class F420-dependent oxidoreductase, giving the protein MQLGIVSPIVTANPGAHAPWEEKAGIAELVRVAQAADRLGFHHLTCSEHVAVPTEAADQRGGTYWDPLATFGHLAAVTERVRLMTQVLVIGYHHPLAIAKRYGTLDLVSGGRLMLGIGVGSLEEEFALLGAPFAGRGERADDALRALRASLGRREPSYHGSHYDFDGLVVEPHAVQDRVPLLIGGRTARSLRRAVELGDGWVPFGLGLDELRTLLAARDLPAGFEVILSPGRMVDPIGDPSGTTTRLARVRAAGATLVTTAVEATSADHYCDQLEALAVLAKEIS